The genome window GATGGCGGAGAGCCAGATTTTGTCCGCGATGTGCTGAACGAAGAGATTCATGCTATCGAAGAGCGTCACCAAATGGGTGCGCTGATTTTCAGCCAGGCCGGCAGCTATGCGCCAACGCTGGGGGTGTTGGGTGCGGTGGTTGGCTTGATCGCGGCACTTGGCAACCTGAGCGATATCGATGCGCTGGGAATATCGATTGCCGCCGCGTTCGTTGCGACATTGCTCGGGATTTTTACCGGCTACGTTTTGTGGAATCCATTTTCCAACAAGCTGAAGCGCAAGTCGAAGCAGGAAATTGAAATCAAAAAGATCATGGTAGAAGGTCTTCTGTCCATTCAGGCAGGGGTTTCGCCAGCTGCGATCGAACAAAAGCTGCTCGTGTACATTCCGTACAAGGACCGTGCCGAGGTGAAGGAAGAGAAGAAGGAGGAAGGAGCTGCGGTAAATGGCTAAGCGACCGAAAAGACATGCTCACCATGAAGAGCATATGGACGAGACTTGGCTCATTCCGTACGCAGACCTGCTCACGCTTTTGCTTGCCTTGTTTATCGTGCTGTTTGCATCCAGCGAGATGGATGCGAAAAAGTTCGACCAGCTGGTGAAGTCCTTCAATGTTGCGCTCAATGGAGGAGTGGGGGTTCTGAACCAGCCGAGCCCGGTGCCGCTTGATCCAAACATGGCTCAGCAAACGATCCATAAAGGGGCGCAGGAGTCGGAAAAGCCAAAGACGGAAGAGGAGAAAAAGCTGGAGGAAGCGGTGCGGAAAGAGACCGAGGACCTGAAAAAGCTGCAGTCACAGCTGGAAGGCTACATTCAGCAAAACAAGCTGCAGGACAAGCTGCAGACCAAGCTGACCGAAGAAGGCCTGCTCATTACCATCCTCGACAACGCGCTGTTTGATTCCGGCAGAGCGGACCTCAAACCGGAGGCTCGCAAGCTCGCGGCCGAGATGGCTTCGATGCTGGTGCCGCATCCGAAAAAAGTCACGGTGACGGGACATACGGACAACGTACCGATTCACCGCGCCGAATTCCCGTCCAACTGGGACTTGAGCGCAAAGCGTTCGGTTAACTTCCTCAAGGTATTGCTGGAAAACCCGAATCTGGACCCGACCAAATTCAGCGCGACAGGCATGGGTGAGTACCATCCGGTTGCATCGAATTCTACAGCAGAAGGTCGTGCCAAGAATCGCCGGGTAGAAGTCGCGATTCTGCGCGATCTGGCTGCACCCCCGAAAAATACGATGACACCGTAATAGAGAAAAAGGATAGCACATGGGGTGCTATCCTTTTTCATTAGCTTCTTCCGCTTCACTGTCGCTGGCTTTCGGGTGGATAGTCAGCTTGAGCTGCGCCATGCGCTTTTCGCCCCAGTCGTACATCATCTCAACGATCGGCAGCAGTGTCATCCCGAGCTCGGTCATGGAGTACTCGACCCGTGGCGGCACCTCGGGATAGACTTCACGGTGCACGATGCCATCCTCGATCAGCTCTTTTAGCTGGCTCGTCAACATTTTATGCGTGATCTTCGGGAAGAGCCGTTGCAGCTCGCTGAATCGATGAGGTCCCTCCACACCCAGATGCCAGAGGATGACCACCTTCCACTTCCCGCTAAACATGGAGAGGGTCAGTTCCTTGGAGCATGTAAAGTCACCATTGCGGATCTTTTCCAGCGTTTCTTTGCGAATATCAGACATCTATGATTTCTCCTTACGATTCATTTCCAATAGTACCTTTTTGGTAACCTCCGCACAAAAAAGTGCATTCTTATGCTGCTGGCCTATCCTTTTTATAATAGACCTTGTCAGATCACGATGTACTTAATTGTAAAGGAGAGAGGGCACCATGTCTAAAAAAGTATTGATTCTAACCGGCGATGCCGTTGAAGCTTTGGAAGCTTATTATCCGTATTACCGTTGTTTGGAGGAAGGGTATGACGTGACGATCGCTTCCCCGACGGACAAGAAAGTGCTGCACACCGTCGTGCACGATTTCGAAGACTGGCAGACATTTACCGAGAAACGCGGTTACCAGATTGAGGCCCACGCTTCTTTTGAAGAAATTGACCCTGCGCAGTTCGACGCCCTGATCATCCCGGGTGGACGTGCTCCCGAACATATTCGCCTGCACAAGGATTTCGGCAAAATCGCCAGCCACTTCTTCCAGCAAGATAAGCCGATCATGATCCTGTGCCACGCGAGCGTAGCGCTGACCGTCATCGCAGAAGACATCAAAGGACGCGAAATGACTGCATACTTTGCGTGCCGTCCAGAGGTAGAAGCCGCGGGAGCGAAATACATGGAGACCCGCTTCCACGTAGACCGCAACCTCATCTCCGGCCACGCATGGAACGACCTGCCCGTCCAGATGAAGGAATTCGTCAAACAAGTAAACGCACAGGCGTAATAAGAGAATCGACAGAGGGATAGCGTAAATGCGCTGTCCCTTTTTGCGTTATTCATAGGTACTGGAAGTTATAACCAATTGCCCTGATCCTTGCAAATGTCAAGTAGGTAAAAAATGGATGGGGAGCGAAGTTACGTCCTGACAAAAGTTTGGGGGGCGTGAAAACGTGAATGCAGAAACCTTGAAGATGAACAAGAACAGCTGGAACGAGGCAGCACCGCGGTTTTTTGGGAGAAACCCTCTGCCGGAGTACGGACCTCTCGCGCCGAGAGAGGACGAGTTGAACCTGTTTGGGGATGTTGCGCAGGCAAAGGTTTTGGAGATCGGTTGTGGAAGCGGTCATTCCCTGCTCTATCTGCATCAGAAAAAGGCAGGAGAGCTGTGGGGAGTAGACCTGTCTTCCGTGCAAATCGAGACGGCACGATCCGTCTTAAAAGACATCCAGCCGGAAGCGCGGCTATTCGAATCCCCCATGGAGCTCGATCCCGGCTTGCCCCATGGCTATTTCGATATCGTGTTCTCCATTTTTGCCATCGGTTGGACGACTGATCTGGAAAAGACGCTATCCAATGTCCATCGCTATCTGAAGCAGGGGGGAATATTTCTCTTCAGTTGGGAGCATCCCCTGTACAACCGAATCAAGGCTGCGGAGGGGAGATGCACGGTGGTAAAATCGTACCTCGAAGAAGGCCCGTATGTACACGAAGCCTGGCGAGAGCCCGCCATCATGCAGCAGTACAAGCTCAGCACCTACATCAATACGCTGATCCAAACCGGCTTCCAAATCGAGAAGATCATCGAAGACGTCTGCACGGACGAGGCTATCCTTCATCAACACGTAAACGGCTGGTACTCGCTAGAAAAAGCAAAGCTTGTCCCGACAACCATGATCATCAAGTGCCGGAAAGGGTAAGCGCCTCAGGCAATAGATGAAAGACCTCGGACTCCCGAGGTTTTTTGCTACGCAAACGCAGTAAAAGCCCCCCCCCAACCAAACCAGCCGTCCAGGAAAAAGGAGAAAAAAGCGAAGGTATTAGGGACACAGCCCAGGCGCAGTGGAAAAAGCGGAACCTGCCATTAGCGTCCACCTAAGAAAATGCTCCCGGAAGCCGCCACTTGGACGCGGGTTCCGCTTTTGGAACGGAGCCGTGCAGGAATGCCCCAAGCAGTGTCCCTACGAACTGGAGCGTTTTCTCCTTTTTCCGCTCAACCAAACCAGCTGTTCCAGGAAAAAGGAGAAAAAAGCGAAGGTATTAGGGACACAGCCCAGGCGCAGTGGAAAAAGCGGGACCTGCCTTTAGCGTCCACCTAAGAAAATGCTCCCGGAAGCCGCTACTTGGACGCGGGTTCCGCTTTTGGAGCGGAGCCGAACAGGGATGCCCCCCCAAGCAGTGTCCCTACGAACTGGAGCGTTTTCTCCTTTTTCCGCCCCGCCACAAGAGTTGGCCAGAGCGGCAGTTCCACGAAGCATTCCTCGCATAAACGCTCTCAAAAAGAAATCGGTAAAAGCCCGCCCAACCAAACCAGCTGTCCAGGAAAAAGGAGAAAAAAGCGAAGGTATTAGGGACACAGCCCAGGCGCAGTCTCCTTTTTCCGCCCCGCCACGAGAGTTGGCCAGAAAGGCAGTTCCACAGAGCATTCCCCGATAAACGCTCTTAAATAGAATTCAGTAAAAGCCAGCCCAACCAAACCAGCTGTTCCAGGAAAAAGGAGAAAAAAGCGAAGGTATTAGGGACACAGCCCAGGCGCAGTGGAAAAAGCGGAACCTGCCTTTAGCGTCCACCTAAGAAAATGCTCCCGGAAGCCGCTACTCGGACGCGGGTTCCGCTTTTGGAGCGGAGCCGTGCAGGGATGACCCCCAAGCAGTGTCCCTACTAACCGGAGCGTTTTCTCCTTTTTCCGCCCCGCCACGAGAGTTGGCCAGAAAGGCAGTTCCACAGAGCATTCCCCGCACTAACTGTGGTATATAGTCATCCTGGCAATCTTCCTTGACATTCCCCCAGATAAAGGAGATAATGCATATAACAAAGTAAACAACTCGGATTACTGAAAATAAATGAGGTGAATGTTCAATGGAACGGACTTTACGAATACCTAGCGGGGACATCTTCTTGGCAGCTACCCTTCACGAACCTGTGGGAAATGCGCTTCAAACAAGTGAAAAGCATCCACTCGTCATCATCTGCCACGGATTCATCGGCAGCCGCATCGGGGTCGACCGCTTGTTCGTCAAAGCTGCCAGAGAACTGACTGAAAACGGCTTTGCCGTCTTGCGCTTCGACTACGGGGGATGCGGGGAGAGCGATGGCGATTACGGAGCCGGAGGATTGGATGTCCTCCTCAGCCAGACCCGCGACGTCCTCGACTACGCATTTGCCCTGGAAAGCATCGACCCGAATCGCGTCAGCCTGATCGGCCACAGCCTTGGCGGAGCTGTATCCATGCTGACCGCAAGCCAGGATAAACGCATTTCCTCGCTCGTGCTATGGGCGGCTGTGGCTAGGCCTTACGATGATATCGTGCGAATCGTAGGCGAAAAGGAGTACCAGGAAGCCTTGCTGACCGGAAAAACCGATCACCACGGCTACTTGCTTCAGGATCGCTTTTTCCAGTCCCTGAACGGGTCTCTCCCTTTGCGTCAAACCAAGCAGTTTGAGGGAGACGTCCTGCTGCTGCACGGCAATCGGGACGACGTCATCTCCGTGGATGCCATGTTCCATTATGAAAGAGAGCTGCGCTTGCGCAGACGCGGCCGCTCTGAGACCGAGATCGTCATCGGCGGCGACCATACCTTTTCGGCAGCAGACAGCTATCAGCGTCTGATCGGCAGTACGGTAAAATGGCTGAGAAATCAAACCGAACAAGAAACAGTCGCGGTTTGACCGCCTGGTAAAAAAGCAAAAGGGATAGCCCACTCTGCGGCTATCCCTTGTTTGTTTGGATGTGATTCAGCAGCCCTTTGCAGCCGTTTTCCACGAGATCGTAGACGTAGCCGAAGCGCCCGGTATAATACGGATCCTCCACGTTTTGCTCGGCGATGCCAGCGGCAAAGTCAAGCAGGCGATACACCTTCTTGCCCGAGGGAGCCATCCGCTGCAAGGCGGACAGATTTTCTTCGTCCATGCATACGACGTAATCGTAGGAGGTGAAGTCGTCAGGGGAGATTTGGCGCGCCCGCAGCGTATCGTGGGCAATGCCCTTCTCGTCTAACACCTTCTGGGTGCCCGCATGGGGGCGTTCTCCGGCATGCCAGCCGCCGATTCCTGCCGAATCTATCGAGATTTGTTCAGACAAGCCCTTTTGAATGACGAGATTACGAAAAACTGCTTCAGCCATAGGAGACCGACAAATATTCCCTAAACAAACAAATAAGACACGGGTCATACGTACGCTCCTTTTTCCAATCCAAAATAAGTGGGTTCTCTATGTTAGAATAACATAGAAGAGGAAGCGAAGAGCGAGGAATGACGAGTGAAAGCATATTTTTATCGGATACGTCTGGTGGCTTCCGTGGTCGCGGTGACGATCCTGCCCATCTTGCTTACGGGAATGGTCCTGCTGCATGCGGCAGAACAAGCGCTATTGGAAGAAAAGAAGCAAAAGCTGATTGCCATCACACAGCAGCTGGACTTTGCGCTGCCCAAAGACTATGACGATCTGACCAAAAGACTCGGAGTAGTGGAAGCAACGCGGGAACAAAAGATCGAGTTTATTAACCAAGCCTTGCAACCGCTTACAGATCGGATCGCCGCCGAGCATCCGGGCATCGGTGTCGGGTATTACGCAGCCGATCTGGATGCGATCGTTACATACGGACCAAGCCAAGAGATGAAATTTCATGTGGGGGAGTCGATTTCTCCGACGCATTTCGGGCGCATGGTCATGGAGAGCGGGAAGCCGGAGATCGCCATTGGCGAACAGGTCAGAGGCAATATCATGAACGCCATGTACCCGCTGAAAAGAGACGGAAAGACGATCGGCTATACGTGGGCGAACGAGCTGATGAGCAATATCGATGTGCAGCTGGCCGGAATGCGCAGAAGCATCTATGCGATTTCTGGACTCGGCTGCCTGATCGCTGCCGTGGCGAGTGGATTGATGGTTCATCGGCTGGAAGCGGTCCTGGAAGAGATCAAGGCCGGGCTGCGCAGGCTCAGTCTGGATTTATCGTTTCGAATGAGGAGGTTGGCAGGAGAGCCTGGTGAAATATCGGAGGCGATCAACAAAATGGCGGGAGAGCTGCAGGCCAGTCGCACGCGTACGGAGACGATCATGCAAAGCATGGACAGCGGAGTATTCGCGCTGGATGGCGGCGGGAAAATCACATCATGGAATGAAGCTGCGACGAAAGTAACCGGACTGTCTGCCGAGCAGGTCATGGAAAGAGCGTACACGGATGTATTCGCCGATAGCCAGCCGTTCGTGGAGATGCTGTCAGAGACGCTCGCGCATGGAAAAACGATCCGGGATGCGGAGTGGGAATATCAGCACGCCGAGCTGGGACTCCGCTACGTGAAGGTAGGAACCTCCATCTGGATCAGTCCGATGGAGCAGGTGCTGGGGGCCATTGTGGTGCTGGATGAACGGACAGAGTGGAAGCGGATGGAGAGTCGGTTGGCCCAAGCGGAGCGTCTGGCTGTCATCGGGGAATGGGCGGCGAGCATCGCTCACGAGGTGCGCAACCCGCTGACATCCATCAAAGCCTTTGCCCAAATCATCGAGGAAGAATTGCCGGAAGATCACGACAATAGAGAGTATACGGAAATAATCGTCGAGGAGGTGGAGAGGCTCAATCGTTTCGCTGACGAGCTGCTGCTCTTTTCCAAGCCGAACGAGGAGGCCAATGTCTACATCCATGTATGGGATGTGATCAACCAGACTGTCATGCTGATGGAACGCAGCGCTGCTGACAAAGGCATTCAGGTGGAGCGGTGCTTTGGGGATCACGCGCCCTTCGTCCTGGCTTCCCCCGACTTATTGAAGCAGGTGTTCCTGAACATCCTGATCAATGCGATCCAGGCGATGCCGAATGGGGGAACGGTCGAGATTCGGACGGAAAAGGATGGAGAGCATGCCTGTGTCCACGTAACCAATGATGGCCAGCATATCGCAGAAGAGCATTTGCTCTCCGTGTTCGAGCCTTTCTATTC of Brevibacillus choshinensis contains these proteins:
- the motA gene encoding flagellar motor stator protein MotA translates to MEKSTLIGLVLGVVAVVVGMILKHASPSALLNPAAFMIIMVGTAAAIFNAFPMSEVKKIPALFKVLFKEQKLPAKRELIGQFMNWASIARREGLLALENTSDEIEDPFLRNGMKMIIDGGEPDFVRDVLNEEIHAIEERHQMGALIFSQAGSYAPTLGVLGAVVGLIAALGNLSDIDALGISIAAAFVATLLGIFTGYVLWNPFSNKLKRKSKQEIEIKKIMVEGLLSIQAGVSPAAIEQKLLVYIPYKDRAEVKEEKKEEGAAVNG
- the atoS gene encoding two-component system sensor histidine kinase AtoS; protein product: MKAYFYRIRLVASVVAVTILPILLTGMVLLHAAEQALLEEKKQKLIAITQQLDFALPKDYDDLTKRLGVVEATREQKIEFINQALQPLTDRIAAEHPGIGVGYYAADLDAIVTYGPSQEMKFHVGESISPTHFGRMVMESGKPEIAIGEQVRGNIMNAMYPLKRDGKTIGYTWANELMSNIDVQLAGMRRSIYAISGLGCLIAAVASGLMVHRLEAVLEEIKAGLRRLSLDLSFRMRRLAGEPGEISEAINKMAGELQASRTRTETIMQSMDSGVFALDGGGKITSWNEAATKVTGLSAEQVMERAYTDVFADSQPFVEMLSETLAHGKTIRDAEWEYQHAELGLRYVKVGTSIWISPMEQVLGAIVVLDERTEWKRMESRLAQAERLAVIGEWAASIAHEVRNPLTSIKAFAQIIEEELPEDHDNREYTEIIVEEVERLNRFADELLLFSKPNEEANVYIHVWDVINQTVMLMERSAADKGIQVERCFGDHAPFVLASPDLLKQVFLNILINAIQAMPNGGTVEIRTEKDGEHACVHVTNDGQHIAEEHLLSVFEPFYSTKTSGTGLGLAISQRIVHAYGGHIIAQNVPSGVRFTVALPGRWEEADR
- a CDS encoding winged helix-turn-helix transcriptional regulator, producing MSDIRKETLEKIRNGDFTCSKELTLSMFSGKWKVVILWHLGVEGPHRFSELQRLFPKITHKMLTSQLKELIEDGIVHREVYPEVPPRVEYSMTELGMTLLPIVEMMYDWGEKRMAQLKLTIHPKASDSEAEEANEKG
- the motB gene encoding flagellar motor protein MotB, coding for MAKRPKRHAHHEEHMDETWLIPYADLLTLLLALFIVLFASSEMDAKKFDQLVKSFNVALNGGVGVLNQPSPVPLDPNMAQQTIHKGAQESEKPKTEEEKKLEEAVRKETEDLKKLQSQLEGYIQQNKLQDKLQTKLTEEGLLITILDNALFDSGRADLKPEARKLAAEMASMLVPHPKKVTVTGHTDNVPIHRAEFPSNWDLSAKRSVNFLKVLLENPNLDPTKFSATGMGEYHPVASNSTAEGRAKNRRVEVAILRDLAAPPKNTMTP
- a CDS encoding DJ-1/PfpI family protein; the protein is MSKKVLILTGDAVEALEAYYPYYRCLEEGYDVTIASPTDKKVLHTVVHDFEDWQTFTEKRGYQIEAHASFEEIDPAQFDALIIPGGRAPEHIRLHKDFGKIASHFFQQDKPIMILCHASVALTVIAEDIKGREMTAYFACRPEVEAAGAKYMETRFHVDRNLISGHAWNDLPVQMKEFVKQVNAQA
- a CDS encoding low molecular weight protein-tyrosine-phosphatase, translating into MTRVLFVCLGNICRSPMAEAVFRNLVIQKGLSEQISIDSAGIGGWHAGERPHAGTQKVLDEKGIAHDTLRARQISPDDFTSYDYVVCMDEENLSALQRMAPSGKKVYRLLDFAAGIAEQNVEDPYYTGRFGYVYDLVENGCKGLLNHIQTNKG
- a CDS encoding class I SAM-dependent methyltransferase, yielding MNAETLKMNKNSWNEAAPRFFGRNPLPEYGPLAPREDELNLFGDVAQAKVLEIGCGSGHSLLYLHQKKAGELWGVDLSSVQIETARSVLKDIQPEARLFESPMELDPGLPHGYFDIVFSIFAIGWTTDLEKTLSNVHRYLKQGGIFLFSWEHPLYNRIKAAEGRCTVVKSYLEEGPYVHEAWREPAIMQQYKLSTYINTLIQTGFQIEKIIEDVCTDEAILHQHVNGWYSLEKAKLVPTTMIIKCRKG
- a CDS encoding alpha/beta hydrolase, with product MERTLRIPSGDIFLAATLHEPVGNALQTSEKHPLVIICHGFIGSRIGVDRLFVKAARELTENGFAVLRFDYGGCGESDGDYGAGGLDVLLSQTRDVLDYAFALESIDPNRVSLIGHSLGGAVSMLTASQDKRISSLVLWAAVARPYDDIVRIVGEKEYQEALLTGKTDHHGYLLQDRFFQSLNGSLPLRQTKQFEGDVLLLHGNRDDVISVDAMFHYERELRLRRRGRSETEIVIGGDHTFSAADSYQRLIGSTVKWLRNQTEQETVAV